One segment of Treponema pectinovorum DNA contains the following:
- a CDS encoding P83/100 family protein yields MKINKIFLSFSLLIFFATAVQAIEVAERELETVTQDAVVFENYTGPHSVINTIEEINKIGSSIAEQISRNIESSATAGSSEKYQIIHAIDPNEKDKLDADIFIIGSTATVDHIKNVRRIISSYLSSTYGYSKADADTVATFVTVYNAVYRGKLDYFSSKYKKVVTDKLTADKAGIALSYREWPGKTQILIPLNDVRGGLSSVDTSVISDKQVVKSMQEENDKGVDSRKQMVDIKEREAETAQEKATQAQKKATEETAKLKEEQAKTVQATKEAEQAKKDAEQAKIAAQENPKDKEAQKVAEEKQAVAEEKQAEAQEQAQKTQEQAQKTQEAKEEASKAQDIADTKRSEAQSERTSIAQDQQQIIKEQTANQNAPTVYGLRSIDELGVMSSLVKMNAQTGNVIKESPVTVIRSRTIYDTGENYAAIAGTNLGNGAVKLVLLDKENMEITKESDETLSETSVLTENSGFLYCIIKDGKDYFLGKFTKDLEIALKSPEKVKPATPITVTSNGILVTAITGRPIILSTKDLSRVVDKTEISNAK; encoded by the coding sequence ATGAAAATAAACAAAATATTTTTATCTTTTAGCCTGCTAATCTTTTTTGCAACAGCAGTGCAAGCGATTGAGGTTGCAGAGCGAGAATTAGAAACTGTTACGCAGGATGCTGTCGTGTTTGAAAATTACACAGGTCCTCATTCTGTTATAAATACGATAGAAGAGATAAACAAAATCGGTTCTTCAATCGCAGAGCAAATTTCAAGGAATATAGAATCGTCTGCAACGGCAGGTTCATCCGAAAAATATCAGATAATCCACGCAATCGACCCAAATGAAAAAGACAAGCTGGACGCCGATATTTTTATAATTGGCTCTACTGCAACCGTTGACCACATAAAAAATGTAAGGCGAATAATTTCATCATATCTTTCCAGCACATACGGATATTCAAAAGCAGACGCTGATACAGTTGCAACCTTTGTAACTGTGTACAATGCTGTTTATCGTGGCAAACTCGATTATTTTTCATCAAAATACAAAAAAGTTGTAACAGATAAATTGACCGCGGATAAGGCTGGAATCGCTTTGAGTTATAGGGAATGGCCAGGAAAAACTCAGATTTTAATTCCCTTAAACGATGTGCGTGGCGGTTTGAGTTCTGTTGACACTTCTGTTATTTCTGACAAACAGGTCGTAAAATCCATGCAGGAAGAAAATGACAAGGGTGTAGATTCAAGAAAACAGATGGTCGATATAAAAGAGCGCGAGGCGGAAACGGCACAGGAAAAAGCGACTCAAGCACAGAAAAAAGCGACCGAAGAAACTGCTAAGTTAAAAGAGGAACAGGCAAAAACTGTTCAGGCAACTAAAGAAGCGGAACAAGCGAAAAAGGATGCCGAACAAGCAAAGATAGCCGCACAAGAAAATCCAAAAGATAAAGAAGCTCAAAAAGTTGCTGAAGAAAAACAGGCTGTAGCCGAAGAAAAGCAAGCCGAAGCACAAGAGCAGGCACAAAAAACTCAGGAGCAGGCACAAAAAACTCAAGAAGCAAAAGAAGAAGCATCTAAAGCACAGGATATTGCAGATACAAAGAGAAGCGAAGCTCAAAGCGAAAGAACATCAATAGCACAAGACCAGCAGCAGATAATAAAAGAGCAGACAGCAAATCAAAATGCTCCAACTGTTTACGGCTTGCGTTCTATCGATGAGCTTGGAGTGATGAGTTCCTTAGTAAAAATGAATGCTCAAACTGGAAATGTAATAAAAGAATCTCCAGTAACCGTTATAAGAAGCAGAACGATATACGACACTGGCGAAAACTATGCCGCTATAGCAGGAACAAATCTTGGAAACGGTGCAGTAAAACTCGTTCTTTTAGATAAAGAAAACATGGAAATAACAAAAGAAAGCGATGAAACACTTTCTGAAACTTCGGTTTTGACAGAAAATTCTGGATTTTTGTACTGTATAATAAAAGATGGAAAGGATTATTTTTTAGGAAAGTTTACAAAAGACTTGGAAATTGCACTCAAATCTCCAGAAAAAGTTAAACCTGCAACTCCAATAACGGTAACTTCAAACGGAATTCTTGTAACAGCAATAACAGGACGTCCAATTATTTTGAGCACAAAAGACTTAAGTCGAGTAGTAGATAAAACTGAAATTTCAAACGCAAAGTAA
- a CDS encoding rhoptry family protein: MIKELKMRITALLVLTLYVLALVPAVEYESAFSKGKIKLDYYLERASGSESEEKFLELAEYGVTQALCQWQSEYLFLKDKEIAGVSSKELAEEYSRVKNEYELIKAKTYVNFISELYIKEKTKGSFSELTLNLKKASESEEFKFTNNNAISDVEIIKNWNERALSIIDEYLIEADTEGDYNKDLIKAKNEEIKKEGELLLNAYKNSILLKFYADNESAMAKSAKESAEIYTKDLISQIDSKTQKSVNNLLNSLETQLKHESSVDFDSEDFLEQFKSIYERAIDEWEKSETEFLGERIKFEGEANKVYEESVRVWQEAFEKFNEKKDSWVKQINQKIKDLQEQSTKQNKDFADKLDSAILEYTEAMGKQKQVYYEVLKTAVEAYERLRILLSTSKDEIDNWVCLWSEKYKNLYAYWKSEDGEASEDGEASEDENPLKKSENSILYKILYGAENSKKIDLFKLSDSDIEKLKEEVISIYSAHLAKLKKEYGKALDKRKDEIESLCEEYNSIVEKYFGDSANEISLSENEINTKKISFEKLKDKKTSEETIDKYSKELSEKIKNLCLKFDGESESYYWKNNGDEEAFYKIEKIKEKIKEKLDEYFGLYQYSDFSEKIEQHYQEYKNDSDKENSIKAKKLKKLTDYVNSVKEGTVLNRESEFEISASFFESGKSILFWVESIKNLFPSLKESLNNIKETKKLVLKENSENSSLGESGFSTIELEILKAEKDIEVLEEEKDIEQAIIDYAEVEDNKRSSQEGTDNEEKKSKEKYEKALIEYESEKEKLKDYKKNIENAQNALVEVKKEVEKAKLEVEQAQIDYDKKKVLSESKSQKKIYLLQIKNKILEYQETLKNVQKNNSKSAGFYQNCVKQMAEAVAGEIGKKYQNGMDEQKNLIQRYLQQAHSKTIELSSDFSNNAILKDVNQYIKECFKKIEAIEGYTDISDYERNERMDVYYFVIEEIFAGAMDVIEQLKLISNGKRSNKIHLSAYTADDTDTNYSADAYYADSLIRKIAEKFNLILNKKDGNLYKEAKSKTTDSVIEKYENARKIIQEKLKGEKTYTKENNSYNEIIAYHDELKNICTSRDNVIDEKNDVNTVDEKNTLIGEYEKVEKTEKNGKVYLVAAQRKALENYLECYLDEQAWNYAQNCGKTADDIEKELLQLINNVDQKFYDYIDGQDGKKNKGKLKSDKTQSEYQKAITEKMLSTEYRFLAKVMSFIDQSYSSWKAELNSLKYIDEIKKSDVEGFKDSELGKQLKEVIENDDKIDGYYKKLKEGATKYFTLELNQLKAEEPNSSYEKDRKDYTESLIQVVDSFEIAIKKLKEFNDESIQGTLNNLSSAIKDKKNNLAEKAALLETKTKDYKSACDSYQLKINSVNQNLKALDRLRLEWRKKVRVNEWAKSVYLYDDYKNSDEENGYICPWEKVKNLEKKIEIQKAYLSALRAASKNQEENPYCVEEATLKNVTDSYEKLTGMLGAIEAVENKYEKDKYKAQMAGSEYLNVLASIFKVNLEEKNDNKGVQWFEKVFQNKEYFKDAQFTDDFRNLLLASFYLVCQEESNLEKIGNYNPYENSNFRLGALSDEINGIDAGKKYHNFREEVLKHAYDNFSDKALIEECKGLFFTASMGAYLLKLSDKYLREKALDKFKKEMDEIYDDNIVRICGVTIWKKRKAKAADTYYECGKALKNANEQQKNREESIFTALIETYLSSKENYENAESNFKTKYYESTIGKNLTFEQVKALLEKHFANSNVIELIEKLPKTNYEVVKMFGESYAAYFMSKEELNAVIKKMEDEAKTKSQANKDGKQNENQENSAANSTAENGTGSEENISTSATKDGETCSDKDSKASTPSVDKKVSYTLEKAFAFLQNLSSDDYDKKKNKVVKENQKSIEELYKQTDILIDFALKTKNFTEEEKQKLKSAVVNLWKNAVDNSSYRKSLISYFEQYLTADIEKLDELGINVNYENVTELSLLNTLNEYIDCVMEKVEEAQNHNLNAYRIELNKSFSLYQSQTNAVLEQAKEIAFAGIQEWKKAEKKLSEKFNAFQNEYLSKVEKLNSQWDESYAQMLEEKSKFMEHLYNEAQARNLVKTNVAKDAANTSLNQARQKIKAGQNQNALVKEDFDTRSFVEDILRQSNISCLTSRLEDKNDELKNLKEGGYLLFSNNSYDLYDIKEKTAELASSTTQKIDQYNSKIACQRAQVLIKESAENAYSKVQQQNEGMSSYIDETAWTKGYAKNDTRYEKTIVSDCNLWNVVKKDVSVNLYNDFVTNPIEIDEYISLLSSSTGVQVVLVQSLAQDKITLWDESIFGQHNGNTVLVEGEFDKFLYGKDNRGILVLGQGVIGVIMEQFNDNEQEEVKGQAELEKPEWEQKLWSSDVFPGPSIREFSSIVASVVCTVATCGAALGPAMAMSAAIMAANELAFEMLDVAIEGQSIDELFKSVAKVAVAGAISGASGSIGGKLKDIGGMAGVLKRTGLSVATSLANNINNAAWSASSWTDFTGALSEKSQWQSLGISCVGSLVSNGLTAINSFDSTGKLLSANTFNTSAMASLNSLAGGLTTNALEYSIMGSTTFNLINLNMLGIKYGGGNTLSQGLLAMNVSKENGTTFAVSGAGTDISFGNITAAIAGFKESHKVTSWKYGSVESSANLNIANLLSYSNDAMNLKSGKDIWEEKLLVNYIESEEVNGNYIKGTNTININKKFLGNSKEIAAKRASVAAHEASHYAGIKTEAGAHIQGFDGYIAALNAYGIKGDYDFAQNIVSEIFNTNNHKENKEDVQNWRVTKNSSGKIVRVQDDGDKENLNVVSEEGKVTEVRENNHKSLTGQIADIGEAGQTKQDINKDMYTIWGLDYKSDGGWFAKDDSAKYIEPTNTLSEAVAVVKKLFNAVVGSLMGVAYDMTHKEQEIEIQLNKEIEEKFESMLGRPYAVNVNQETYDCNGVITENTPAINCIGLITYLNGISAKYDCKNFENYTSFTRLPEGTTLEDLKQNDVIWWKYTVKKTGITEYHVVNWRTNGNVFESCGDYGVREKNYADYTDWLYKYNRNIEIRYYRNNYVKDYKKKNSWGKKR, encoded by the coding sequence ATGATAAAAGAACTAAAAATGCGAATAACCGCATTACTTGTTTTGACTTTATATGTGTTGGCTCTAGTTCCTGCGGTGGAGTATGAAAGTGCTTTTTCCAAAGGGAAAATCAAACTGGATTATTATCTTGAGCGTGCAAGCGGAAGTGAAAGCGAAGAGAAGTTTTTAGAACTTGCAGAATATGGAGTTACACAGGCTTTGTGTCAGTGGCAAAGCGAATATCTGTTTTTAAAAGATAAAGAAATCGCAGGAGTGAGCAGTAAAGAACTTGCAGAAGAGTATTCAAGGGTAAAAAACGAATATGAATTGATAAAGGCAAAAACTTATGTAAATTTTATAAGCGAATTGTATATAAAAGAAAAAACGAAAGGAAGTTTTTCCGAGCTTACATTGAATTTAAAAAAAGCAAGCGAAAGCGAAGAATTCAAATTTACAAATAACAATGCAATAAGCGATGTTGAAATTATAAAAAACTGGAACGAAAGAGCATTGAGCATAATAGATGAATATCTCATAGAAGCAGATACAGAGGGTGATTACAACAAGGATTTAATAAAAGCAAAAAATGAAGAAATCAAAAAAGAAGGAGAGCTTTTATTAAACGCATATAAGAACAGCATTCTATTAAAATTCTATGCAGACAACGAATCAGCAATGGCAAAAAGTGCAAAAGAAAGTGCAGAAATCTATACAAAGGATTTAATATCTCAAATAGATAGCAAAACTCAAAAATCAGTGAATAATCTCTTGAATTCTCTCGAAACACAGCTTAAACACGAGAGTTCAGTAGATTTTGACAGCGAAGATTTTTTAGAGCAGTTTAAGTCAATCTACGAAAGAGCGATTGACGAATGGGAAAAAAGCGAAACCGAGTTCCTAGGTGAGAGAATAAAGTTTGAAGGCGAAGCAAATAAGGTATACGAAGAGAGTGTAAGGGTATGGCAGGAAGCGTTTGAAAAATTTAACGAAAAAAAAGATTCTTGGGTAAAGCAGATAAATCAAAAGATAAAAGATTTACAAGAGCAATCTACAAAGCAGAACAAAGATTTTGCGGACAAACTGGATTCGGCAATCTTAGAGTATACAGAAGCAATGGGAAAGCAAAAACAAGTTTACTATGAGGTATTAAAAACTGCGGTGGAAGCTTACGAGAGATTAAGGATTCTTCTTTCAACATCAAAAGACGAAATCGATAACTGGGTTTGTTTGTGGAGCGAAAAATATAAAAACTTATATGCGTATTGGAAAAGCGAAGATGGGGAAGCTAGCGAAGATGGGGAAGCTAGCGAAGATGAAAATCCTTTAAAGAAAAGTGAAAATTCGATTTTGTATAAGATTTTATACGGTGCAGAAAATAGTAAAAAAATTGATTTATTTAAATTAAGCGATAGCGATATCGAAAAATTAAAAGAGGAAGTAATATCAATATATTCAGCACATCTTGCAAAGTTAAAAAAAGAATATGGTAAAGCATTAGATAAAAGAAAAGATGAAATTGAAAGTTTATGCGAAGAATACAATTCTATAGTCGAAAAATATTTTGGTGACAGTGCAAACGAGATTTCTCTAAGCGAAAATGAAATAAATACTAAAAAGATAAGTTTTGAAAAATTAAAAGATAAAAAAACATCTGAGGAAACTATAGATAAATACAGCAAAGAGTTGAGTGAAAAGATAAAAAACTTATGTCTAAAGTTTGATGGAGAAAGCGAAAGCTATTACTGGAAGAACAACGGTGATGAAGAAGCTTTTTATAAAATCGAAAAAATAAAGGAAAAAATAAAAGAAAAACTTGATGAATATTTTGGGCTTTATCAATACAGCGATTTTTCAGAAAAGATTGAGCAGCATTATCAAGAATATAAAAACGACAGCGATAAAGAAAATTCAATTAAAGCGAAAAAGTTAAAAAAACTTACAGATTATGTAAATTCAGTAAAAGAAGGAACAGTTTTAAATAGGGAAAGCGAATTTGAAATTTCCGCAAGTTTTTTTGAAAGCGGCAAGAGCATTTTGTTTTGGGTTGAAAGCATAAAAAATTTGTTTCCGAGTTTAAAAGAGTCATTGAATAATATTAAAGAAACAAAAAAACTCGTTTTAAAAGAGAATTCTGAAAATTCAAGTTTAGGCGAGAGTGGTTTTTCAACTATTGAACTTGAAATTTTAAAGGCAGAAAAAGATATAGAAGTTTTAGAAGAAGAAAAAGATATTGAGCAGGCCATAATAGATTACGCAGAAGTAGAAGATAATAAGAGAAGTTCACAAGAAGGAACAGATAATGAAGAAAAGAAATCGAAAGAAAAGTATGAAAAAGCACTTATCGAATATGAAAGCGAAAAAGAAAAGTTAAAGGATTACAAGAAAAATATAGAAAATGCACAAAACGCACTTGTCGAAGTCAAAAAAGAAGTAGAAAAGGCAAAACTGGAGGTTGAGCAAGCGCAGATTGATTATGACAAGAAAAAAGTCCTTAGCGAAAGTAAATCTCAAAAAAAGATTTATCTATTGCAGATAAAAAACAAGATACTCGAATATCAAGAAACACTAAAAAATGTACAAAAAAACAATTCCAAGAGTGCGGGCTTTTATCAAAATTGTGTAAAACAGATGGCAGAAGCGGTTGCAGGAGAAATCGGCAAGAAATATCAAAACGGAATGGATGAGCAAAAAAATCTGATACAAAGATATTTACAGCAAGCGCATTCAAAAACGATAGAATTGTCGAGCGATTTTTCGAATAATGCAATTTTAAAAGATGTAAATCAATATATAAAGGAATGTTTTAAAAAGATAGAAGCGATTGAAGGTTATACAGACATCTCAGATTACGAAAGAAACGAAAGGATGGACGTGTACTATTTTGTGATTGAAGAAATTTTTGCTGGTGCAATGGACGTTATTGAGCAGTTAAAACTTATTTCAAATGGAAAACGAAGCAATAAAATCCATTTGAGCGCATATACAGCAGACGATACGGACACAAATTATTCAGCGGATGCCTATTATGCAGATAGTTTGATAAGAAAAATTGCAGAAAAGTTCAATTTAATTTTAAATAAAAAAGATGGAAATCTGTATAAGGAAGCAAAATCTAAAACAACAGATTCTGTCATAGAAAAATATGAAAATGCACGCAAGATAATCCAAGAAAAACTAAAAGGAGAAAAGACATATACAAAAGAAAACAATTCTTACAATGAAATCATTGCATATCATGATGAATTAAAAAATATTTGCACCTCTCGTGATAATGTTATAGATGAAAAGAATGATGTAAATACGGTAGATGAAAAAAATACTTTAATTGGAGAATATGAAAAGGTTGAAAAAACAGAGAAAAACGGCAAGGTTTATCTAGTTGCAGCGCAACGAAAAGCCTTAGAAAATTATCTTGAATGTTATTTAGATGAACAGGCATGGAACTATGCGCAAAACTGTGGAAAAACTGCTGACGATATTGAAAAGGAACTTTTGCAACTTATAAATAATGTGGACCAAAAATTCTATGATTATATTGATGGGCAAGACGGTAAAAAAAATAAAGGAAAATTAAAATCAGACAAAACTCAAAGTGAATATCAAAAAGCTATTACAGAAAAAATGCTTTCAACTGAATACAGATTTTTAGCAAAAGTGATGAGTTTTATCGATCAGTCGTATTCTTCGTGGAAGGCAGAACTTAATAGTTTAAAATATATAGACGAAATCAAAAAATCAGATGTTGAAGGGTTTAAAGATAGCGAACTTGGAAAGCAATTAAAAGAAGTAATCGAAAATGATGACAAGATAGATGGGTATTATAAAAAACTAAAAGAAGGTGCTACAAAATATTTTACGCTTGAATTAAATCAATTAAAAGCTGAGGAGCCTAATTCAAGCTATGAAAAAGACAGAAAAGATTATACAGAAAGTCTTATTCAAGTTGTTGATTCATTCGAAATTGCAATCAAAAAGTTGAAGGAATTTAACGACGAAAGCATCCAAGGAACTTTGAATAACCTTTCATCGGCTATTAAAGATAAAAAAAATAATCTTGCAGAAAAAGCTGCTTTATTAGAAACAAAAACTAAAGATTATAAGAGTGCTTGCGATAGTTATCAATTAAAAATCAATTCGGTAAACCAAAACTTAAAGGCACTGGACAGATTGAGACTTGAGTGGAGAAAAAAGGTTCGTGTAAATGAATGGGCAAAATCGGTCTATCTGTACGACGATTATAAAAATAGCGATGAAGAAAATGGATATATTTGCCCTTGGGAAAAGGTAAAAAATCTTGAAAAGAAGATTGAAATTCAAAAAGCATATCTTTCGGCATTAAGAGCAGCGAGTAAAAATCAGGAAGAAAATCCGTATTGTGTAGAAGAAGCGACCTTGAAAAACGTTACAGATAGTTACGAAAAACTTACTGGAATGCTAGGCGCAATCGAAGCCGTAGAAAATAAATACGAAAAAGACAAATACAAAGCGCAGATGGCAGGAAGTGAATATTTAAATGTACTTGCTTCGATTTTTAAAGTGAACCTTGAAGAAAAAAACGACAATAAAGGAGTTCAATGGTTTGAAAAAGTTTTTCAAAATAAAGAATATTTTAAGGATGCCCAGTTTACAGACGATTTTAGAAATCTTTTGCTTGCTTCTTTTTATTTAGTTTGTCAAGAGGAAAGCAACTTAGAAAAGATTGGAAATTACAATCCGTATGAAAATTCGAACTTTAGACTCGGCGCTTTGAGCGATGAGATAAATGGTATTGATGCTGGAAAAAAGTATCATAATTTTAGAGAAGAAGTATTAAAACATGCTTACGACAATTTTTCAGACAAAGCGCTTATTGAAGAATGTAAAGGATTGTTTTTTACGGCTTCAATGGGGGCTTATCTATTAAAATTAAGCGATAAATATCTTAGAGAAAAAGCGTTAGACAAATTTAAAAAGGAAATGGATGAGATTTACGATGATAATATTGTAAGAATCTGTGGTGTTACAATATGGAAAAAAAGGAAAGCAAAGGCAGCGGACACTTATTACGAATGTGGAAAGGCGTTAAAAAATGCAAATGAGCAGCAAAAAAATCGTGAAGAATCAATTTTTACAGCCTTGATAGAAACATATCTTTCATCAAAGGAAAACTACGAAAATGCAGAAAGCAATTTTAAGACTAAATATTATGAAAGCACAATAGGAAAAAATCTTACATTTGAACAGGTAAAAGCACTTTTAGAAAAACATTTTGCAAACAGCAACGTTATAGAACTCATTGAAAAACTCCCAAAGACAAATTATGAAGTTGTAAAGATGTTCGGAGAAAGTTATGCCGCATATTTTATGAGCAAAGAAGAGCTCAATGCTGTTATAAAAAAAATGGAAGATGAGGCAAAAACAAAATCTCAGGCGAATAAAGATGGAAAACAAAATGAAAATCAGGAGAATAGTGCAGCAAATTCTACGGCAGAGAACGGTACTGGAAGTGAAGAGAATATTTCTACATCTGCTACAAAAGACGGAGAAACTTGTAGCGATAAAGACTCTAAAGCCTCTACCCCAAGTGTAGATAAAAAAGTTAGTTATACTTTAGAAAAAGCGTTTGCATTTTTGCAAAACCTTAGTTCAGATGATTATGATAAAAAAAAGAACAAAGTTGTTAAAGAAAATCAAAAGTCAATAGAAGAGCTTTACAAGCAGACTGACATCCTAATAGATTTTGCTTTAAAGACTAAGAACTTTACAGAGGAAGAAAAGCAAAAACTAAAGAGCGCAGTCGTAAATCTGTGGAAAAATGCAGTTGACAACAGTTCGTATCGAAAATCTTTAATTTCGTATTTTGAGCAGTACCTTACAGCAGATATAGAAAAACTCGATGAGCTTGGAATAAATGTAAATTATGAAAATGTTACGGAATTATCTCTTCTAAATACACTAAACGAATACATAGACTGCGTTATGGAAAAAGTTGAAGAAGCGCAAAATCATAATTTAAACGCTTACAGAATTGAATTAAATAAGAGCTTTTCCTTGTATCAGAGTCAGACAAATGCAGTTTTAGAGCAGGCAAAGGAAATCGCCTTTGCAGGCATCCAAGAGTGGAAGAAGGCAGAAAAGAAATTAAGCGAAAAGTTTAATGCGTTCCAAAACGAGTATTTGTCTAAAGTAGAAAAATTGAACAGTCAATGGGATGAAAGTTATGCCCAAATGCTTGAGGAAAAATCAAAGTTTATGGAGCATTTGTATAACGAAGCACAAGCTCGTAATCTTGTAAAAACAAATGTGGCAAAAGATGCGGCAAATACTTCGTTAAATCAAGCAAGGCAAAAAATAAAAGCCGGTCAAAATCAAAACGCACTTGTAAAAGAGGATTTCGATACACGCTCTTTTGTAGAAGACATTTTAAGACAGAGTAATATTTCTTGTTTAACTTCTAGGCTTGAAGACAAGAATGACGAATTAAAAAACTTGAAAGAGGGAGGATATCTCCTTTTTAGTAACAATTCGTATGACCTTTACGACATAAAAGAAAAAACAGCAGAACTTGCAAGCTCAACGACGCAAAAAATCGACCAGTATAATTCAAAAATAGCTTGTCAGCGGGCACAGGTTTTAATAAAAGAAAGTGCTGAAAATGCATACAGCAAGGTACAACAGCAGAACGAGGGAATGTCATCTTATATTGATGAAACGGCTTGGACAAAAGGATATGCAAAAAACGATACTAGATACGAAAAGACCATCGTAAGCGACTGTAATCTTTGGAATGTTGTAAAAAAAGATGTGAGTGTAAACCTATACAATGATTTTGTCACAAATCCTATAGAAATTGATGAATACATATCGCTTTTATCTAGTAGCACAGGAGTTCAGGTTGTATTGGTGCAGAGCCTTGCTCAAGACAAGATAACCCTTTGGGATGAAAGCATATTTGGACAACACAATGGGAACACAGTTCTAGTTGAAGGAGAATTTGACAAATTTTTATATGGAAAAGACAATAGAGGAATACTTGTCTTAGGGCAGGGAGTGATAGGCGTTATCATGGAGCAATTTAATGATAACGAACAAGAAGAAGTAAAAGGGCAGGCAGAACTCGAAAAACCAGAGTGGGAGCAAAAGTTATGGTCAAGCGATGTTTTTCCAGGACCGAGCATAAGGGAGTTTTCTTCGATAGTTGCAAGTGTGGTGTGTACAGTTGCAACTTGCGGAGCGGCTCTTGGTCCCGCAATGGCTATGAGTGCAGCTATAATGGCAGCAAACGAACTGGCCTTTGAGATGCTGGATGTAGCAATAGAAGGTCAGAGTATAGATGAATTGTTTAAGAGTGTTGCAAAAGTCGCAGTTGCAGGAGCGATAAGCGGAGCTTCAGGATCGATAGGTGGTAAACTCAAAGATATAGGAGGAATGGCAGGAGTGCTAAAACGAACAGGCTTGAGTGTAGCAACGAGCTTAGCAAATAACATAAACAATGCTGCCTGGAGTGCATCAAGTTGGACAGATTTTACAGGTGCATTGAGCGAAAAAAGCCAGTGGCAAAGCTTAGGCATAAGTTGTGTGGGCAGTTTGGTGAGCAATGGATTAACTGCGATTAACAGTTTTGATTCAACAGGGAAGCTTCTTAGCGCAAATACCTTTAACACATCGGCAATGGCGTCCTTAAATTCGTTGGCAGGTGGATTAACAACAAATGCCCTTGAGTATTCGATAATGGGAAGCACGACCTTTAATTTGATTAACTTGAATATGCTTGGCATAAAATACGGAGGAGGGAACACCTTAAGTCAAGGATTATTGGCAATGAATGTAAGTAAAGAAAACGGAACGACTTTTGCAGTATCAGGAGCAGGAACAGACATAAGTTTTGGGAACATTACAGCAGCGATAGCAGGATTTAAGGAAAGTCATAAGGTTACAAGCTGGAAATATGGGAGCGTGGAGAGCAGTGCAAATTTAAATATTGCAAATTTACTTTCGTATTCAAATGATGCGATGAACCTCAAAAGTGGCAAAGATATTTGGGAAGAAAAACTTTTAGTAAACTATATTGAGTCAGAAGAAGTAAACGGAAACTATATAAAAGGGACAAACACAATCAATATAAATAAAAAATTCTTAGGTAACTCAAAAGAAATTGCTGCAAAGCGAGCATCTGTAGCAGCACATGAAGCAAGTCATTATGCAGGGATAAAAACAGAAGCAGGTGCACATATACAGGGATTTGATGGATATATCGCGGCGTTAAATGCTTATGGAATAAAGGGTGATTATGATTTTGCTCAAAATATCGTTTCTGAAATTTTTAATACTAATAATCACAAAGAAAATAAAGAAGATGTCCAAAACTGGAGAGTAACAAAGAATTCTTCAGGTAAGATTGTACGGGTTCAAGATGATGGGGATAAAGAGAATCTTAATGTGGTAAGTGAAGAAGGCAAAGTTACTGAGGTAAGGGAAAATAATCATAAGAGTTTAACAGGACAGATTGCAGATATCGGGGAAGCAGGACAAACAAAACAAGATATCAACAAAGATATGTATACAATTTGGGGACTCGATTATAAAAGCGATGGTGGATGGTTTGCAAAAGATGACTCTGCAAAATACATAGAACCGACAAATACTCTGTCTGAGGCAGTTGCAGTGGTTAAAAAACTTTTTAATGCAGTTGTTGGAAGCCTTATGGGTGTAGCCTATGACATGACTCATAAAGAGCAAGAGATAGAAATTCAATTAAATAAAGAAATTGAAGAAAAATTCGAAAGTATGCTTGGAAGACCGTACGCAGTAAATGTAAATCAAGAAACCTATGACTGCAATGGAGTGATAACCGAAAATACGCCAGCAATAAATTGCATTGGTCTTATAACATATTTAAATGGAATAAGTGCAAAATATGATTGTAAAAACTTTGAAAATTATACAAGTTTTACGAGACTACCAGAAGGCACGACATTGGAAGACTTAAAACAAAATGATGTTATATGGTGGAAATATACAGTAAAAAAAACAGGTATTACAGAATATCATGTTGTAAATTGGAGGACTAATGGAAATGTTTTTGAATCCTGCGGTGATTATGGTGTAAGAGAAAAAAATTATGCTGACTATACAGACTGGTTATATAAGTATAATAGAAATATCGAGATTAGATATTACAGAAATAATTATGTAAAAGATTATAAGAAAAAAAATAGCTGGGGGAAGAAAAGATGA